A stretch of Chloroflexota bacterium DNA encodes these proteins:
- a CDS encoding ABC transporter permease, with product MTRYVVRRVLQVVPVLFGLSVAVFLMLRLIPGDVVDVILGTEGAASPERLAQIRRVLGLDRPYHEQYLEWVGGIVTGDLGRSIRTSRPILPDILVRFPVTLQLAASAMVVSLALAIPLGVLSAVQRYSHADTLVRLVGLLGLSIPNFWLATMLILLFSTTLRGVLPTSGYVYPGQDLLGSFRSVLLPALALGAANMAILMRMTRSSMLEVLRQEYVTTARAKGLAERAVMYRHALRNALIPVVTVAGVQVGYLLGGAIVVEQIFSLPGVGTLILNGITQRDYPVVQAGVLFVATSFVLVNLAVDIIYAYLDPKIHYG from the coding sequence ATGACGCGATACGTCGTTCGCCGAGTGCTCCAGGTCGTGCCAGTCCTGTTCGGGCTTTCCGTGGCCGTGTTCCTGATGCTGCGCCTGATTCCGGGCGACGTGGTTGACGTCATTCTGGGCACCGAAGGAGCCGCAAGCCCGGAGCGCCTGGCGCAGATCCGGCGGGTACTCGGCCTGGACCGCCCGTACCACGAGCAATACCTGGAGTGGGTCGGCGGCATCGTAACGGGGGACCTGGGACGCTCGATCCGGACCAGCCGTCCGATCCTGCCCGACATCCTGGTCAGATTTCCCGTGACACTGCAATTGGCGGCATCCGCGATGGTCGTGTCGCTGGCTCTGGCCATCCCGCTCGGCGTGCTGTCTGCCGTCCAACGGTACAGCCACGCCGACACGCTCGTACGCCTCGTCGGCCTGCTCGGGCTGTCGATCCCGAACTTCTGGCTCGCCACCATGCTTATCCTGCTCTTCTCAACGACACTACGGGGCGTCCTGCCAACCTCAGGGTACGTCTATCCAGGTCAGGATCTGCTGGGGAGCTTTCGGTCCGTGCTCTTGCCGGCGCTCGCGCTGGGCGCCGCCAACATGGCGATCTTGATGCGTATGACCCGGTCGAGCATGCTCGAAGTGCTGCGACAGGAATACGTCACGACGGCCCGTGCGAAGGGGCTTGCCGAACGAGCGGTCATGTACCGCCATGCACTCCGCAACGCGCTGATCCCGGTCGTCACGGTCGCTGGCGTCCAGGTCGGCTATCTCCTGGGAGGCGCCATCGTCGTCGAGCAGATCTTCTCGCTGCCGGGCGTCGGAACGCTGATTCTGAACGGTATCACGCAGCGCGACTACCCGGTGGTGCAGGCAGGCGTGCTGTTCGTTGCCACCAGTTTCGTGCTGGTGAACCTCGCCGTCGACATCATCTACGCTTACCTGGACCCGAAGATCCACTATGGCTGA
- a CDS encoding ABC transporter permease, protein MADARVGSSSVRVVVGERARPRSPRGDQLRRLVRNRLALMGAAILAVVAFAAMFAPYLSPEDPLQMNPSLLLQPPGAQHLLGTDEFGRDILSRVIWGARISLYVGGISVTIALAFGVSLGLVAGYKGGIVDDTINRVLDVVFAFPTILLALGIVGMLGPSLTNTMLAIGIVYMPQYARLTRGATLSVKERDFVQAAVVSGANDTRIVLRHILPNVTAPLIVQTSLSLSLAILAEASLSFLGLGTQPPDPSWGTMVNTGQRLVELSPWPVVFPGLAIILAVLGFNLLGDGLRDALDPRMQV, encoded by the coding sequence ATGGCTGATGCACGCGTGGGTAGCTCTTCTGTGCGGGTGGTCGTCGGCGAGCGCGCCCGGCCCCGCAGCCCGCGAGGTGACCAGCTCCGCCGGCTCGTGCGTAACCGTCTGGCGCTGATGGGCGCTGCCATCCTGGCCGTGGTGGCCTTCGCCGCGATGTTCGCGCCGTATCTCTCGCCAGAAGACCCGCTCCAGATGAACCCGTCCCTGCTGCTGCAACCGCCGGGCGCGCAGCATCTGCTCGGGACCGACGAATTTGGCCGCGACATTCTGAGCCGCGTTATCTGGGGCGCGCGCATCTCGCTGTACGTGGGCGGGATCTCGGTCACCATCGCCCTGGCCTTCGGGGTCAGCCTCGGCCTCGTCGCCGGGTACAAGGGCGGCATCGTGGACGACACGATCAACCGCGTGCTCGACGTCGTGTTCGCGTTTCCGACGATCCTGCTGGCACTGGGGATCGTCGGCATGCTGGGACCGAGCCTCACGAACACGATGCTCGCCATCGGCATCGTCTACATGCCACAGTACGCTCGCCTGACGCGCGGCGCCACGCTCTCGGTCAAGGAGCGAGATTTCGTGCAGGCGGCTGTCGTGTCGGGGGCGAACGACACACGGATCGTGCTGCGCCACATCCTTCCCAACGTGACGGCCCCGCTGATCGTCCAGACCAGCCTCAGCCTCTCGCTGGCGATCCTCGCCGAAGCGTCCTTGAGCTTCCTGGGCCTGGGCACGCAGCCGCCCGATCCGTCCTGGGGCACCATGGTTAACACGGGACAGCGGCTCGTCGAGCTGTCGCCATGGCCCGTGGTGTTCCCAGGGCTGGCGATCATCCTGGCTGTGCTTGGATTCAACCTGCTGGGCGATGGGCTGCGCGACGCGCTCGACCCCAGAATGCAGGTGTAG